A region of Triplophysa dalaica isolate WHDGS20190420 chromosome 20, ASM1584641v1, whole genome shotgun sequence DNA encodes the following proteins:
- the sh3gl2b gene encoding SH3 domain containing GRB2 like 2b, endophilin A1 yields MSVAGLKKQFHKATQKVSERVGGAEGTKLDDDFKEMEKKVDTTSRAVLDIMTKTTEYLQPNPASRARLSMINTMSKIRGQEKGPVYPQAETVLAEAMSRFGRELGEESCFGLALLDAGESIRELGEVKDALDINVKQNFIDPLQNLHDKDLKEIQHHLKKMEGRRLDFDYKKKRQGKVTEDEIKQALEKFDESKEIAEQSMFNLLENDIEQVSQLAALVQAQVEYHQQAAEILQQLSSKIEDRIKEASSKPRKEFVPRPRMELQLPSENYNGGLKSSAHSPAPLDQPCCRALYDFEPENEGELAFKEGDVITLTNRIDDNWYEGMIHGQSGFFPINYVDILVSLPH; encoded by the exons AAGGTCAGTGAGAGGGTTGGAGGGGCTGAAGGCACCAAACTGGACGATGACTTCAAAGAGATGGAGAAg AAAGTGGACACTACCAGCAGAGCCGTTCTGGACATCATGACCAAAACCACAGAATACCTGCAGCCAAACCCTG cgtCCAGGGCCCGGTTGAGCATGATAAACACCATGTCTAAGATCAGAGGTCAGGAGAAGGGTCCGGTTTACCCTCAGGCTGAGACCGTCCTGGCAGAGGCCATGTCGAGGTTCGGTCGAGAGCTCGGAGAAGAGTCCTGCTTCG gTTTGGCTCTGTTAGATGCCGGTGAATCCATCCGTGAGCTCGGAGAGGTGAAGGACGCTTTAGATATTAATGTCAAACAGAACTTCATCGATCCACTACAAAACCTTCATGACAAAGACCTCAAAGAGatacag CATCACCTGAAGAAGATGGAGGGTCGTCGTTTGGATTTCGATTATAAGAAGAAGCGTCAGGGGAAAGTGACAGAGGATGAGATTAAACAAGCTCTGGAGAAGTTTGACGAGTCTAAAGAGATCGCAGAGCAGAGCATGTTCAACCTGCTGGAGAATGAT atcgAGCAGGTGAGTCAGTTGGCGGCTCTGGTTCAGGCTCAGGTTGAATATCATCAGCAGGCGGCTGAGATTCTCCAGCAGCTCTCTAGTAAGATAGAGGACAG aaTAAAGGAGGCGTCTAGTAAACCACGGAAGGAGTTTGTCCCTAGACCCCGTATGGAACTTCAACTGCCCAGCGAGAATTACAATGGAGGTTTGAAATCATCTGCACACTCgccag ctCCGTTGGATCAGCCGTGCTGTCGCGCGCTCTATGACTTCGAGCCCGAGAATGAGGGAGAGCTGGCCTTCAAAGAGGGTGACGTCATAACCCTGACCAATCGGATCGATGATAACTGGTACGAGGGCATGATCCACGGCCAGTCGGGATTCTTCCCCATCAACTACGTGGATATCCTGGTTTCTCTGCCGCATTAG
- the hmgb2b gene encoding LOW QUALITY PROTEIN: high mobility group protein B2b (The sequence of the model RefSeq protein was modified relative to this genomic sequence to represent the inferred CDS: deleted 2 bases in 1 codon), whose translation MVKGDVNKPKGKTSAYAFFVQTCREEHKRKSPEVPVNFSEFSKKCSERWKAITASDKSRFEDMAKVDKVRYDREMKDYEPPKGASKKGSRKKKDPNAPKRPPSAFFVFCSELRPTVKSENPGLSIGESAKKLGELWSKQSTKDRIPYEQKAVKLREKYEKDVAAYRSGAVASKRGPGRPTGSAKKSQPDADDDDDDDDDEEDDDDDDDDDE comes from the exons ATGGTGAAAGGTGACGTGAATAAACCCAAAGGCAAGACGTCTGCGTACGCATTCTTTGTGCAGACGTGCCGCGAGGAACACAAGCGCAAGAGTCCAGAGGTGCCTGTGAACTTCTCAGAGTTCTCCAAGAAATGTTCTGAGAGATGGAAG GCGATAACCGCGTCAGATAAGAGCAGGTTTGAGGACATGGCGAAAGTGGATAAAGTTCGCTATGACAGGGAGATGAAGGATTACGAGCCGCCCAAAGGTGCCAGCAAGAAGGGCAGCAGGAAGAAGAAAGACCCAAATGCTCCTAAAAGACCCCC GTCTgccttctttgtgttttgctcTGAGCTCCGGCCGACAGTGAAGAGCGAGAATCCCGGTCTGTCCATTGGTGAGAGCGCCAAGAAACTGGGTGAGTTGTGGTCCAAACAGAGCACCAAAGACCGCATACCCTATGAGCAGAAGGCCGTGAAGCTGCGCGAGAAATACGAGAAG GATGTTGCGGCATACCGTTCTGGGGCCGTAGCTTCAAAAAGGGGACCGGGTCGACCTACCGGCTCTGCTAAAAAATCCCAACCCGACGCAGATGATGAcgacgacgatgatgatgatgag gaggatgacgatgatgatgatgacgacgatGAGTAG